In a single window of the Balaenoptera acutorostrata chromosome 3, mBalAcu1.1, whole genome shotgun sequence genome:
- the FZD8 gene encoding frizzled-8, with product MEWGYLLEVTSLLAALALLQRSSGAAAASAKELACQEITVPLCKGIGYNYTYMPNQFNHDTQDEAGLEVHQFWPLVEIQCSPDLKFFLCSMYTPICLEDYKKPLPPCRSVCERAKAGCAPLMRQYGFAWPDRMRCDRLPEQGNPDTLCMDYNRTDLTTAAPSPPRRPPPPPPPGEQPPSGSGHGRPPGARPPSRGRGGGGDAAAPPARGGGSGGGGGKARPPGGGAAPCEPGCQCRAPMVSVSSERHPLYNRVKTGQIANCALPCHNPFFSQDERAFTVFWIGLWSVLCFVSTFATVSTFLIDMERFKYPERPIIFLSACYLFVSVGYLVRLVAGHEKVACSGGAGAAGGAGGAGGAAAGAGAAGAGAGGPGGRGEYEELGAVEQHVRYETTGPALCTVVFLLVYFFGMASSIWWVILSLTWFLAAGMKWGNEAIAGYSQYFHLAAWLVPSVKSIAVLALSSVDGDPVAGICYVGNQSLDNLRGFVLAPLVIYLFIGTMFLLAGFVSLFRIRSVIKQQGGPTKTHKLEKLMIRLGLFTVLYTVPAAVVVACLFYEQHNRPRWEATHNCPCLRDLQPDQARRPDYAVFMLKYFMCLVVGITSGVWVWSGKTLESWRALCTRCCWASKGAGAAGAGAAGGGPGGGGPGAGGGGGPGGGAGSLYSDVSTGLTWRSGTASSVSYPKQMPLSQV from the coding sequence ATGGAGTGGGGTTACCTGTTGGAAGTGACCTCGTTGCTGGCCGCCCTGGCGCTACTGCAGCGCTCCAGCGGCGCTGCGGCCGCCTCGGCCAAGGAGCTGGCGTGCCAGGAGATCACCGTGCCGTTATGCAAGGGCATCGGCTACAACTACACCTATATGCCCAACCAGTTCAACCACGACACGCAGGACGAGGCGGGCCTGGAGGTGCACCAATTTTGGCCGCTGGTGGAGATCCAGTGCTCGCCCGACCTCAAGTTCTTCCTGTGCAGCATGTACACGCCCATCTGCCTGGAGGACTACAAGAAGCCCCTGCCTCCCTGCCGCTCGGTATGCGAGCGCGCCAAGGCCGGCTGCGCGCCCCTCATGCGCCAGTACGGCTTCGCCTGGCCCGACCGCATGCGCTGCGACAGGCTGCCCGAGCAGGGCAACCCTGACACGCTGTGCATGGACTACAACCGCACCGACCTCACCACGGCCGCACCCAGCCCGCCGcggcgcccgccgccgccgccgccgcccggcgaGCAGCCGCCCTCCGGCAGCGGCCACGGCCGCCCGCCCGGGGCCCGGCCCCCGTCCCGCGGCAGGGGCGGCGGCGGGGACGCGGCTGCGCCCCCCGCGCGCGGCGGCGGCAGTGGTGGCGGAGGCGGGAAGGCGCGGCCCCCTGGCGGCGGCGCGGCGCCCTGCGAGCCGGGCTGCCAGTGCCGCGCGCCCATGGTGAGCGTGTCTAGCGAGCGGCACCCTCTCTATAATCGCGTCAAGACGGGCCAGATCGCCAACTGCGCGCTGCCCTGCCACAACCCGTTCTTCAGCCAGGACGAGCGCGCCTTCACCGTCTTCTGGATAGGTCTGTGGTCGGTGCTCTGCTTCGTATCCACCTTCGCTACCGTCTCCACCTTCCTCATTGACATGGAGCGCTTCAAGTACCCCGAGCGGCCCATCATTTTCCTCTCGGCCTGCTACCTCTTCGTGTCCGTTGGCTACCTGGTGCGCCTGGTGGCGGGCCACGAGAAGGTGGCGTGTAGCGGCGGCGCCGGGGCcgcaggcggggcggggggcgccgggggcgcggcggcgggcgcgggggcggcgggcgcgggcgcgggcggccCGGGCGGGCGCGGCGAGTACGAGGAGCTGGGTGCCGTGGAGCAGCACGTGCGCTACGAGACCACGGGCCCGGCGCTGTGCACCGTGGTCTTCCTGCTCGTCTACTTCTTCGGCATGGCCAGCTCCATCTGGTGGGTGATCCTGTCGCTCACGTGGTTCCTGGCGGCGGGCATGAAATGGGGCAATGAGGCCATCGCCGGCTACTCGCAGTACTTCCACCTGGCCGCGTGGCTCGTGCCCAGCGTCAAGTCTATCGCCGTGCTGGCGCTCAGCTCGGTGGACGGCGACCCGGTGGCGGGCATCTGCTACGTGGGCAACCAGAGCCTGGACAACCTGCGCGGCTTCGTGCTGGCGCCGCTGGTCATCTACCTCTTCATCGGCACCATGTTCCTGCTGGCCGGCTTCGTGTCGCTCTTCCGCATCCGCTCGGTCATCAAGCAGCAGGGCGGCCCCACCAAGACACACAAGCTGGAGAAGCTCATGATCCGCCTGGGCCTCTTCACCGTGCTCTACACCGTGCCCGCCGCCGTCGTGGTCGCCTGCCTTTTCTACGAGCAGCACAACCGCCCGCGCTGGGAGGCCACGCACAACTGCCCGTGCCTGCGGGACCTGCAGCCGGACCAGGCGCGCCGGCCCGACTACGCCGTCTTCATGCTCAAGTACTTCATGTGCCTGGTGGTGGGCATCACGTCGGGCGTGTGGGTCTGGTCCGGCAAGACGCTCGAGTCGTGGCGCGCGCTGTGCACCCGCTGCTGCTGGGCCAGCAAGGGCGCGGGCgcggcgggcgcgggcgcggCGGGGGGCGGCCCGGGGGGCGGGGGCCCGggggccggcgggggcggggggccgggCGGCGGGGCGGGCTCCCTGTACAGCGACGTCAGCACCGGCCTGACGTGGCGGTCTGGCACGGCCAGCTCCGTGTCTTATCCAAAGCAGATGCCATTGTCCCAGGTCTga